The window CTTGGCTAGTGGCACCCAGGAGCAGGGGAACAGgttccagctgcctctgccccgGGGCTCTCATTGGCTCTGGGAGGGCTTTGCCCTCTAGTTGGCTTTGACTTTGCCATTGGTGACAGTGCCATTCTCATGGATGCTGCTACCATTGTGCTGGGCTGCTTGTGGAGCCACTCTGGGCAACCGTTTGCCCTTGGTGTAGGACTGGTACCAAAAGTTGGAAAACAGGATGAAGAAGATGGTCCCATAAATCCAGATGAGGTGGATGAAAATGGGGAACTGATACTGGCAGCTGGGCATGAAGTAATACTGGGAGATGTGGAGAGAGACAATCACAAACTGTGCCTGGGAACAAGAAAGAGCAGGGACAAATTATTCACAGGAGCAGAGTCCAGGATCCCATCTAAAGATCTTCTCTCCACATTAAACCAATAGGCTCCTCTTCCACTCTGACATGGAGGTCCTTAAGGGGAAGCacagtcagcagcagctgaaacagGCAGGCACAAGTCTCAAGGCAGCATGTGCTTCTCAACCTCCCAGtgtggctgcagcccaggggctggcagggctaTCAGAGGCCCACAGTGAGCCAGACCTCCTAGAAACCGAGTGAGAGGCTGCAGAATAAACAGCTacagctgctggctgcactcTTCCTAGGTAAGAGGGCTGGCATGCACCTCACAGAGAATGAGGGCACATGCTTTGCAGCACAGACTCACCAGCTGGATGGCTGTGATGTGCTTCTTCCACCACAGGTACTtctgaaaggcaggtcctgctgctgAGAGCCCATAATAGAAGTACATGACAACATGCACCATGGAATTGATCATGGCATGGAATGAGCCCATTCCCCctgttaagaaaaatattcattacCATAAGTCAATCCTCCACACCAATAAGTACTACAAGAAGCTCCTAAGAGCCCAGCAGGGTCAAAAAACTCTTCTCAGCATGCTGGAGCTAACCTCACCCTTTCCCCAGACTGTGTACCCAGGCAGTTTCCATCTTACCTGGACCAAATTTTGCCCCCCACCACCAGctccaaggcagaacagagtgGTGGAAGAGGTGCAGGAATGTGACCTGTTCATTCTTCTTTCGCAGAACAAAGATCACCTGCAATGAGAGCCCAACAGCATCAAggacctgcagccctgggagcagctaAAGCAGGCTGGACCACTAACTCAATATCTGATCTCAGTGATGTCCCCCCACCACCACACTAAGTCACCCCACAGCTTCCAAAGCTGTAACATGCCAAGAGTGGCCTCTGCAATAGCCCAGAGTGGCCTCCTTAGCAGTGATGCCAGACAGAAGCACTGCCAGGTCAGActggaagagctgaagaaagcacCTACCCTAAGTACACTGGGCCCAACTCCCTGCCCAGCAAGCAGTGACAAGGCCGTCTCAGTAACTCACTCACCGTGTCAGTCAGTTCAATGAACTTGGAGAAGACAAAAAGCCAAGCAACACTGACCATCTGTAACAGAACAGGTTAACATTAGGGACCCACCACAGCCTGACCATGTCCAGTTACCAAGGGTCTTCTCACAGTAACCCTGGGATGAAACCCAGAGCCAAGGACTAAGCCCTTTGCCTCAGGACAGGCAGGTACCTATGACCTTGCTGTCCAAACAAGCACTAAAGGCCATCCCCACTTACTGGGAGAGGGACCGGAACTCACCCTGAGGGCCTTGGGGTCCTGTGAGAAGTCCACAGGGTCACATCGCCAGGTGTACCCAGTAAGCCATCCTGCCATCAAGAACTACAACAAGAGCATCATTGTGATGAGGCCAAACATCACTCACTGAACTTCCCAAACCATGCACagaaaggcagggagaaggcTGCAAAAGGACTCCCCATCACCCACACAGCCTGCATAGACTGCTTTATATATGCCACACAAAGCCTACTGCCTGCAACTCACCTCATACACTATGTAAAGTGACAGTCCCACCAGAGAGAAATTGTATAGCACCATGAACTTCTTCAGGTTTAAAGGCTTCCTGTTGGCCATTAGCCGGGGACCCAAGGATAGCACAAAGTAGACGTATGCCAGCAGGATGCCCAACACAAGGAACGGGGACTGCATTAGTGGGTAATCAGCAATGCGGGGGTCTGCAGAGAGAGACACAGATCAGTCAGCATCCTCACCCCAATCTGCTGCCAGCAATGCTACTGCCGGAGTGGAGGCAAGGACATAGCAATCCTGTTCTCCTAGGACAGGAGTGCAAGTAGGGGGACAGtctgggagcagaggctggtgaTGCCAGCCAAACTCAGTAAGGTACAGCCTCAAGCCACACTGCAGGCCAGCCTGGAGACCCTCTGACCTGGAGACACTGCAGCTGGGTGTAGCCAAACACTCACCTGCTTTCTTCATGAAGTCCTGATACATGGTCACAATCCCCTCCATGGTGGTGGCAGTATCTCTGTGGAGAGGAAGGACAGATAAGGCAGCTGTTTTCCCAGGAGAGTAGCCCACAGAGCACAGCCCCACAGATCAGCAAATTTCAAGGACAGCTTCAGAGGTACAGTCACATGTCTGAGCAGCGTTGTTCTCAGCTGATCACACACCAGCATCCATAATTCCATACACACTACTTCTCCTCATTAAGCCTGGACCTgtctccccagctctgctgggaagccCATTATCCACCACCAGCAGTCCTCCCAAGACACAATCCTAACATTGCAAGCCAGCTAAGAAAGCTTCCAATCCCAGTGCTGCATCTCCAGCCCAACAGTCTTGCTCTTGCTGTACAGCCACCAACATTATCACTCACAACAACCATGATACTGCCACCAACTTTTGCCACTCACACCTACCCAGCACACTGGTCTGCCTGACCCTGGTGCAAGGTCTCCAAGGATGATGCAGAGCTGGTCCACACTCTCCACAGAGAAATGCCTTTATGATTAGCTTTGGGTTCCTGCCCACTGATCCACCTCAGAGAAGCAACCCAGCTCCACTGGCAGGCTCactgcaggaggaaggaaagccATCGATTCAGAAACAAACACTAGTTTCTGATCCAAGTTCCTGGTTTCACATCCTTGCATAAAACCCTCCTCACTAAAGGTACCACCCCATAACCCAGCACCTCAGAGGCTAAGTGCATCCTTCCTGGCAATGACATTTCCACTACCCTTCCAAACAGGGAACAGTATCCCCAGTGAGGGAAGAAAGCCACAGGAGATGGATAtaaggctgcagggagaaggactGGCACTCCCCACACTCACTATGAGCACAAGCCAGACAGCAATCTAGACAGATGCTCTCCAGAAGAGCAGGAAGggctcttgctgctgcagggaagcttGAAACACTCTCACTCAGCTCCCTGTGCTTTCCCACCTTTTCCCAGCCTACAGGACACCAGAACAGCAGGAAAGGAGGCAGAGCACAGGCCCAGCCTCACCTGACTCACCCACCTGCAAGGAAGGCATTCCTCATGGCTGCTACCAAACAGGCTCTCCACCTACCCCTTTCTTCAGGAAGGTGCACAGGAATCACTGCCCACACACAGGCCTGGGTCCCCAGCTGAGGAATatccagcagccactgccaccTCAAGCCCTCACCAGCCAGCTCCAGCATTGCTCCTTCAGCTTcaaagcaagaggaagaacTCAGGAAAGTGCTCTTTGGTCTGGCTGGGACCTaggcacaacagcagcagacaCCAGCTGTGCAGTGCTACCAAGCACCTAACACGAGGTTTCACTGGCAGCAGTCTTCACAGGGGCCTGGCACACACCTTTTGGCTCACCATCATCTGCAAACTGTATCAGTGCAGCAATAGAGTTGGCTGTGTCTGCCCTGTCCTACCCTGAGTGCTCCTTCAAACTGGGGAGTGCCACCCAACCTCTGCAACAGCAGTGGGGTGGAATAGGTCTGCCACTTCAACCCCACCTGCCAAAGTACCCATTCTTTCAAGCAAGGCTCCATAGCAGCCTGCACAGCCACACACCCCAGGGACAGAGCCCTAGAAGTTTTGCTGTGcttcagaaagcacagaagGTGGTTCATGGCTCCTTGAAGGCAGATGCAGCAACAGGGCAAAGCCCACTCAGGATTGATCTCCACACCTCAGGggcaccagcagcagaacagatgCTTACCTTTCCAACCCAAGGTTTAAAGGGGTTCAAAAGCAAGTGATTCTCATTTGCAGTACCCCCATTATACAAGTAATGTTTAAGGTCCTGAGCACTGCCAAGATTTTCCACTCTCCACATGCAGCAGAGGTCAGAAAAGCATAGCAGGAACTACAGCATCCTTGAGAGCCACTCAAGGTTCCAGCTGTGGGAAATGTGGTAAGTCCTGAAAGCTGCTGAGCTTTATGGTACTTTAATGGCTAAGAGCAAGCTCTGAACTTGTCTGTCTAGTTTCAGCTTTCAACCACTACATCCAGCAACACCTTTATTTACTAGATTGAGGAGCCCTCAAGAGTTACTTCCCAGCACAGGGACCTGACTATTCAAGCTGTGTTTATCTTATCAAGCTGAATGAGTCAGCCTTACTACAGGTCCAGGACAAAAACTCCTGCTGAGCACTGGCCTGTTGTGGGCAGACTAGGATGAGAAGATAGTCACCTACAAGCTCAGAGCTACATCTCACACTGCAGGGAAACACCTGAGCTCAAGCACTTTGCTGACCCTGATGCAAGCATAGCTCCAACACCACTGACCAACTACAACCTCAGCTCAAAACAGTTCAGGGTCCCAAGACAATGGGGACTCAAGTAAGAAGACTCAAACTGTAGTTTTACCCTGACAGATCTGCTAgaggctgcacagagcagccaaGGATCATTCTGAATTCAGATAACTatctgccccagcagcagagaatCCCACTTCAACCCAGCACTAGCACAGACAAGTGCCCACCAGGAGGCTTCCAGGGAACACCAACAAATCCCTCTTATTGCCATCTTGTAAAGCATCTCCAGCACTCCTACAACCCTGTGTGccacagggagaggagaggcgCTAGACTTGTTCAGAACATGGTCTTTGGGCAAGCACCAGGAGTTCTACCACAGCAGAACTAGCAGGATTATGCTACAAGCCCTTATGAAAAGGACCTATAcattttccacagcttccccaATCCTGCTGCATTCAGCTAACAGAGCAGCTGCATCTCCAGAGAACTCCTGAGATCTTTGGGCCTTTGCAAGATCTGGTTAACCACACTAGTATGCCATGTGGTCTTGCATTAGAACAAAGATGAAGTGTGCCTTGCTCAGTGAACAGATGCAGAAGCCTCACCCTCCTGTCTCCCAGGGGACAGCCACTGGACTTGGGGTGGTGGCAGTTGATCTGCAAAGGAGGAACTGTATAGCAGGCCAACCATTGCCTTCACTAAGGAGGAGGATGCAAAGTGCACTGACCTGTTTGAGCTGTGATGGCTCCCTGAcagcctttctgctgcaggcaggggttTTCCAGCATAGAGCAGCAAGGGTCCAGAAACCTGACCTCATTCCTGTCATTTCCTCTGTGCACAACACCAGCACTTGATGCCTCTCTGCACTTAGAGAGGTTGACCACCCATCCAGGCATCTGTCCTTACTGCCCTCCAGGCTACACTGCACATCACACACTACAGACAGCTCAATAGTTGAaacctgcctgctctgctcaggtgagACACACTGACTCTTCCTGGATCCTTATCCTCTTGGGCAAGGAACTAGAAGGAGATGGGGAACTCAAAGCCAAGCCTTGAACCAAAGTCAAGCAAACAGTTCCCAGCATCCCCAAGCACTGGGAACCCTTGGGGCCCAAACACACCCTGCGCAGTATCTAGAGACCTTGCAACACATCTCCTTCCACCTCTCCCCAACAGGGTGTCACTTTGTCTCAGCATTGTAAACCAGAGTATCAGACCACATTCTGTCACAGTAACGAACATCAAGGATTAGATACTTGCTTACACCAAACAACATGTAGATTGCATGTTTCCAACAAGCTATGCAGCTAATTAGTGCAACCTCAGCAAGAACAGCAAGGCCCTTTATAACCAGCCCGAGCAACAGTCAGACCACAGCACTATGAACCATGACATTGACAGTGATCAGAGCTCAACCTAGTTTGTTAGAAGCCTCACAGGGCACACATCTCTCCCCACACAGCAGCCATCTGCAACTAGCAGACTCAGTGCCAGCCATCCAACATCCCACACTCCTACCCCACCAGCATTTGAGTCAGAAATCAGTCCTGTAACTAGTGAAAAAGCAAGCCATCCTCATCTCCCCACTAGCCTAATTACAGAGAGCACCAAAACAGTCTGGTAGGTGGCCACAGAGCCCCAGGGAGAGTTGGCAGTTCAGCAAGGGCTCTGTGCCTAAAGCTGGCCTGGCCCCTGTGGGGCTCCCAAGGGAGTAGAATCCCTTCAGAAGTCAGAAGGTAACCAGCTTTCAGAGATCAAACCAACCCTCATCCCTGGCCTATAAACTGGCAGCAAAACCTGCTGCCTGGTACAGCTTTGAGCTCCATAGCCCCACAGGAAGGGGGCAtcttcctctcccagctcctcatTACAACACTAGTCCAGCTTCCTGGAGCTCCACAAAGTGATAGTGGAATCCAGCAAGGCCTGCACACAGCTCCATGCATCCAGAGAGCATGTTTCCCAGAACAGCTATAGGGACCTGTGGTTCAGAAgcatctgccagcagcagctgtcactGTGGAAGAATGGGATTGACCAACTCAGGGTCTGGTGGCCCCTGGCCAGGCACAGATAGGGCTGCACACAGCACACACTGAGGCTGGCACCTCAAGCCATCACCAAGGGCTGTCAGTCACAGCTCCAAGAAGAACTTTCCTGAGCTTACACATAAGTGAATTCAGCAAGACTAGTACCACAAAACCCTGTCTGCCCAGCACAAGACACAAGCAGCAAGGCAGTCAgccagccctgaggagcagcagcaccctgcaGAGTTCTTTATGATCACTAAGACTGAAGCTTACcatgaagcaggaaaaaaaaaatttatttggatcttctgctgctgctctgtgcccaggTGAAAGGGAAAGGGGCCTGTAACCAGGCGGTGCATGCATCTTTCACCCAGCATCTTGGGGCACCAGCTCAAGTacatgcagcagagctgcattcAAGTACACCTGCATTATTACTGGTAGCAGTTTCTGCCTTAACTGAGCTTTCAGTGAGATGGCTATGTTTTCTACATGCTACTAAAGTAATGTTTTTCCCTCAAGAGAAATCAGTCTAAACAGATGCCTGTGCATCAGCTTACAGGGCACACAAGGCCAGTCTGGCAGCAGAGCACAACCCACTATGGTTGGAAAGTTTGCAAAGTCACACCAGTAGATTAGGAAAGAACAGGAAAGTAGAGCTCTCCTGGTCTGACATCTCGGCTCTGAGGACTAGGGACAGACTCTCTGATCAAAGTTAGATGACTAGCTTCAGAACTCTCAGTTCACAAGGTAACTGTGAACAAGGAAGTCTACAAGGAAACTTAATGTTAACACCACCAGATAAGTTTTTCTACTTGAATATCATCTATTTGTCAATTCCTGTGGCTCAACTACTTCATGCTGAGTGTCAAAGGACATTGGCTAACAGCCTGGTAACTGTATCAGTGTACTTTCAAGTTGGTACAGAGGACTTGCAAGAGCTCCTGTTGCAGCTGGTGCAGGAATCATACTGGCTGGGTGCTGCTCGGGGCACACTGGCTCCAAGTGCCAGGAAGTGACCCGTTTAAAGCTGGAGTTTCCCCATCTTCACCAAGTGTGTGTCAATGCCCTACCATTACCTCACAAAGCAGCTGTGAAACCCTGGGGCCTTTGTATAGCATCCTATGAACAGAGATTAAGCTCTCCTCATGCTTGctggaagcagggagagaaagaaaactccCAGATTATCAAGCAAATTCCGCAGAGCCTGGGCAGCTGGTATGGCACCCTACAAGCTTTAAGGGGAAGGAGCAAGTCCATTCCAGTAAGGTACTGGCAGCcttgtacaaaaaaaaccaaggcAGGTAATCAGACTTCAAGGTCACACGAGCACACATTGCAGGACAAAGGTCTCTATGCACAACAcggtattttttttttcagggacaGCACCTCCTCAGGCTGATCAGGCAACCGTTAGAGTAGGTTTACCCCTTATCACATTCAACACTGGTGGTTGCCTATTCAGGGAGGTGGTATCAGTGAAGGTCACAGCACttagagaaaagcaggaaacaGGCAACATTAGGGAGAAAGTCTGACTTTGCAAGGAACAAAGGAGTAAAGTAGTGAAGGGTTAAAAGAAAGAGGACAAGATACCTCCAGATGCTTTATAAGGTAACAACACTAAGCTGTGTCCACTCCCTCATGCAGCACCAagtgaagcagaaagaagaggtgAAGATGGCTGTGCTCCCTCTCTGAAGTCATGCACCCAGCAGCCTCCCATGGTGCATGGGAGAGCACTTGGGAAGGGCAGAAATAGGCAGGCAACAGATGAAGACAGACAGGGTTAGTCcaggccagcagggctggctcctgACATCTGCTTCTGGATATAGGTCAAGCCTTCCACAAAGTCCTCTAATAGAGGAACAGAGAACTCCTATCTGGAGGTGGAGTAGACAGTACCAGAGCATTCATCTCTGTGGCTTTAATCATTATACAAATAACTCACTGCAAGGCTTCACCCCTGTTCCCACAACAGTGTCTCTAATCATAACACAGTACTGATTACTGTGCTCTGTTCCATCCAGGCCTGCACATTAATTGAACAGGCACATAAAAACAAGAGACAGTAGAAGTCTACAAAGCAAGATGCAGGAATTAAATACTCCTGAAATCCCCTCCAACAGCTCTGGACAAATTAAGAAGCTTAAGTTTGAACCCTGAGCCTCTTCTCATTGAGTTAAGGTGTCACCTGGAAATTGCCATGACACCTACTTTGgaccccccaccccctgctATCTAAGAAGGCAGTGCAGTCACACAGCCATCTTCTAGCATGGAAAGGGATGTTCACTAGCAATACTAGagatgccagcagcagcaccctaGAAGCACTACAGACTCCACTAGGCCTAAGGCTTATTAGATACAACCTTTATCAGGGTTGAAAGCCCCTactcacacaaaaaaagaagcattagGCCCAATTGTCTCCACATAGATGTAGATGGACCACTCCAAGCTAGGGCTGTTGCTCCTACTGCTGATCCAGTACAGTCAGGGAAGGCCTTCTAGGGTTAAATAGAAGCAGCATGAGATAGTTCTGTATGTATACACAGCATATCTATTAACAAACCACAAGAGCAACTAGCTGATCTGATCTACAAGGTAAGAACACTCCTTGCAGCAAGGCTGGAGAACTTGCTGCTATAGTGACAGTTTACTACCCTGATCCATCCTACAGGGAATAATCAACCAGAAACTAAATATCCTGTGCAATACAAATGGAAATCAAGAACCATCAGACCCACTGCCACCTCCATCAGTCCCAGGCCACTGAAGTCTCAGATTGCATCCAGACACAGGCCTGCTGGTGGGGAGCTGACTGTGGCAGCTGTAACTTGTCATCTGTGAGCAACAGCAGTCCCACAACTCCTGCAGGGAAGATCCCTGGCTCCTGGGGACCAGCTCCTCCCTACAGGAACCCAGGCTGCCCCACCTGTTTGACTGGCAAGAACCAGACTTTCCAGCCCAAGTATCTGGGCTGGAAAGTATCCCCACCATCTGACAGCCAGTAGGGCACATGCTAGCACAAATCCAATACAGAAGTACAGGAACACATAAGGTCTATTGGGACATCACAGGCACCACTCCCAACATCTTCTGAAAGCCTCTTCCAAAATGATTTCAGTCTGAGTGCTGATTGTGCCATaatcccagcagaaaaggagaaagtctTCACCCACAACCTTCAAGGACAGTGATAAGCTAAGGATACAGCAATGCACCTGCTTCTGACACCAGCTTCAAAGCTTCTTGGGGATGCAAAGCTTTTCTCCATCAGGAGAGATGGGAGACACTATGCACCTTGAATAAACTCACTTATTTTCACTACCAGCACACATGCAAGACATCTCTAGGACAGTGAGTTTTTACCCTACTAGCCTCAGTTTTAGCAGTACTTGCTCTTGTATTACATTTGTACCCTGAATGACCATATAACCCCCCCTAACAGACTTTCAGGAAACAGAGGCAAGAACACAACACAGAAGCACAGGCTGTGTGGGTGGCCCAGCTTAACACCCACAGCAAGatgatgctgcagcagctggtatCATGCTGCTTCTCAAATGAACAGGTTGTCAGCAGCAACTCACACCCACAAGCAAGAGGGGCTTCCTAGTAAAGAGATGTAACATAGCAATCTCAGTCAAGCCTCAAGGGCTGAGCCAGCTGTTTGACTCTTTAAACCACCAACAAGAAGCTGCACAGCAGGTCTGGTGGGAAGGTCAGCTCCATCCAGCTAGGAATCTGCCCTGGCTGCATTCTGGCAAAGAAGGTGATCAATTTGGGGAAGCACAGCAGGATGGATGCACTGTTGGCACAGGAAATCCTGGCCTCCAAAAGGTGAATGTGCTCTGAGAGAATGCATAAACAAGGAAAGTGCCCAGTGTTATCCCACACTGCCCACCAAATGTAGGAAAGGGTATTCACCTCACTTCTTCATGCCCTAAGGGCTCCAGAACCAAGGTGGTCAGTCACAGGTAAAGAACCTGACAGTCCTGCTGCAAGAAGCAGCCAGGCACTGAGGCATACAGGCTGCCACCCCCAAAGCCTCACCTCCTGTTGCAATGCCTGTGTATTTGTGCTATTTCATTTAGTCTGTTGCAGGTATCAGAGAAGCCACTTTCCTAACTGCCACTTCACTACAAGAGAGGAACAGGCCCACATAAGACCCACAGTCCAAGTCCAGTACTGCCTGTGGAAGGTCAGATGAGCATCTGGCCATGGTTATTAAACCTGCAGTTGCCCAGCGAGTGCAGGCCCTCATGCATGACCACACACCACCCCGAGATCAGTCTGCCACTGCCACCAGGAGGGTGACAAGGACCTTCTCCTCCCACAGGCGTTCCAGAGCAAGGGCCAGAGGGAGGCCAAGCACCTACACTAGCCGGCACTCAAAGCTAACATTgtgtcacagcagcagaggaggccTGGTACTGCCACCCTGCCcggaggaggagggaagggccatCTCAATGGTACATTGATGCCGAGAGCTGTGTAGGAGAAGGCTCTTCAGCCACCGAGCAACCAACGCTGCCCACAGACGCTGCTCTCCATCTGCTGCAGTGGAGACCCAGCAGCCCACGGCACTGCCCAGCTCTTCAACATCCCCAGCCTTCAGCCAGGGCCGAGCCCCGCGGCCACACCAGCACGGAGGGGCTCGGGCAGCGAAGCACAGAGGGACGGGGCAGCCCCTGCACGGGCCCTACtcccgcccccagccccacgtCCCCCAGGGGTCCCCAGAGCGGGAAGGGCGGGCGGctccgggcccggccccgcggcggggcctaCCGCGGCCCCGGGCCCCGGAAGCGCCGCGGCCCGGCCCTGTCGCCGGCGGGGCCTGCACAGCCAGGCCCGGGGCTGCCGCCCGAGCGGGACGGAGGGGAAAGGCCGCTGCGCGGCCCCCGGCGGCTGCCGGCCCCAGGGAGGCTCCGCACCGCCGCCGAGGTCATCGCCGGGGCGGAGGGCTTCCAGCGAGCCCCGGTCAcggccggccccgccgcctgctgcagggccaggccCGCACCAGCAGCGCCGACACAGCGATGCCGAACCCCTTCCCCGAAGTTGCGCAGCCACCAGATCTTGCCCCGGAAAGAAAACAAGCCCCTGGGCCGGGCCCATCCCGTCCAGCAgcggggggggggcagccccggcgcgGCCGCCAGGCAAGGAGCTGCCGGGGCAGGGCAGACAGCCCTCCCTCCCGGCAGGCGGGGAAAGCATCCCGAGCACCGAGCACCACATACGGAGGGGATGATGACTCTAGCATATGACCGTCCCGAAGGAGATCAGCCCAGATGTGAGAAGAATTGCACCCTTCCCTGGCCACGGGCATCAGCCGTGAGCACTGTCGTCCCTCACACCATCAGGATCCAACTGTTCTTAACATCCACTTCAACAGCCCAGCTTGGACTCCACTTATCTTCCTCCTCCCAACATAGGCAGCTTTGCAGAGCGCTGGTGTGTCACAAGGATCCACGCTGCTGCTACAGCCAAGCCCCTCCAGGGGGGTGACAGCCCCCACGGGCACCTTCTTGCTGGCGGCAGCCGCACCCAGCCTCGCCACTTATCAAGGGCATGTTGCAACACCCATGTCACTCATGAGGCCACGGCATCCCCAGACTTGCCCCTCCGCCGATGTGGTGTGGGGGAAACCACCCACCTCCTCGCACGCTCCAGAGCATCCCGGGTGACAGGGACGCAGGGACACGCTGGAGCCTCCTCCAGCCGCTTCCCCCCCGTTC of the Apus apus isolate bApuApu2 chromosome 7, bApuApu2.pri.cur, whole genome shotgun sequence genome contains:
- the ELOVL1 gene encoding elongation of very long chain fatty acids protein 1, with product MEGIVTMYQDFMKKADPRIADYPLMQSPFLVLGILLAYVYFVLSLGPRLMANRKPLNLKKFMVLYNFSLVGLSLYIVYEFLMAGWLTGYTWRCDPVDFSQDPKALRMVSVAWLFVFSKFIELTDTVIFVLRKKNEQVTFLHLFHHSVLPWSWWWGAKFGPGGMGSFHAMINSMVHVVMYFYYGLSAAGPAFQKYLWWKKHITAIQLAQFVIVSLHISQYYFMPSCQYQFPIFIHLIWIYGTIFFILFSNFWYQSYTKGKRLPRVAPQAAQHNGSSIHENGTVTNGKVKAN